A genomic region of Colletotrichum destructivum chromosome 5, complete sequence contains the following coding sequences:
- a CDS encoding Putative PAS domain, RGS domain, PAS domain superfamily, RGS domain superfamily, RGS, subdomain 2 yields the protein MAAVYDADDDAAAFTSSGNGNASKAILPTGSMDDDELLSRVLPRGDTAAIQVARMAIAQESQSESDDSDVEYARPHTRQSLSESSLLMGQGGGAVAAAADRFDGFLDTALERHERHGRHERHERAAPRSARESVELSRPSRSLSRVDMVPQDYSNSPRPYTTSRNDDREGVAVPARRSSRPDPAIDSPDRTAARRRGSSRRDYNTPQRPPRADEIEAARRLLAQVSEAEEHSYRDDDKGAEDYPPRVPRSATPPPIGGRRRRLILVDSDEDEDNRDAHGDEDDEDEEDDGVTDQEYHGYLHEPSRSSRRRRRRSENRDIVATPITVIHNPIQEDTSEPHHRYTPDRSVTPRTSSRQSSQPPTRSRAADALASHKKGLRTPVLDHNRLYHDAEPPPISQRRRPRNNSNGSTSNKLRARRTTTTAAAVAPATIATTAYYRERPGMEEEVIHDYSVKNGLGGGGGGGGPPAMLTPDYRPATADGRKTAMSDDSFSISRQSTSKQSVTSNGSSSRGVDFFGPGIFQVVLHNPTTVHQLLKFAEARFCSESVEFLKKVEQYQTVLNDLAGIMTSIHKDFLAEDSTKQINVNGELRKSVHAEMKSLVTKTLPSMETLFSELQESVEQDVFLDIYPRFVRSQMALSATRALSSNRHTYQGLGDCFCLTNPGLADNPIVFASDGFVKVTGYTRSEIIPRNCRFLQGQHTDRVPVRRLKTAINERKESVELILNYKKNGDPFWNLLYVAPLYNEAGKLAFFIGGQVNCSTTIHSNADVMRVLSVSNNDDVQDKVKDSKVKAPLPLHRASSAPSARKAFLKALGVKVDDAHALTTSSVIDPGMESKLLHQLEGRDLNTQMKEFYTAYSKYLVVSYDAFIIRFYSEGVLDMLHPANNTVGLVAGQDVFRFLKQNMVNHQSDYKSRVRNALRAGGPVSVDVRLQTRRSALFRGDERFVTHWTPLKDEKSAVRWVVVTMSPAIS from the exons ATGGCGGCCGTCTatgacgccgatgacgacgccgcagCCTTCACCTCGTCCGGGAACGGCAATGCTTCAAAGGCTATTCTCCCCACAGGGtccatggacgacgacgagctgctcTCGAGGGTCTTGCCGCGGGGAGACACGGCGGCCATCCAAGTGGCGCGTATGGCCATTGCACAGGAGTCGCAGTCCGAGTCCGACGACAGCGATGTAGAATACGCTCGACCCCACACCCGGCAGTCTCTTTCAGAGTCCAGCCTGTTGATgggccagggcggcggcgccgtcgcagctgctgctgaccGCTTTGATGGTTTCCTCGATACGGCCTTAGAGAGGCACGAAAGGCATGGAAGGCATGAAAGGCATGAAAGGGCAGCCCCCCGTTCCGCACGAGAGAGCGTCGAGCTTAGTCGCCCTTCCCGCTCATTGTCTCGGGTCGACATGGTCCCCCAGGACTACTCCAATTCCCCTCGCCCTTACACCACCAGCAGGAATGACGACAGGGAGGGCGTGGCCGTTCCCGCTCGCCGTTCCTCCCGTCCCGATCCAGCCATCGACAGCCCCGATCGAACAGCAGccaggagaaggggaagcTCACGCCGCGACTATAACACGCCACAACGCCCGCCGCGTGccgacgagatcgaggccgccagACGGTTGCTGGCGCAGGTTTCCGAGGCCGAAGAACACTCGTACAGAGACGACGACAAAGGGGCAGAAGATTATCCCCCGAGGGTGCCTCGCTCCGCAACACCTCCGCCCATaggaggccgacgccgcagGCTCATCCTTGTCGAttcggacgaggacgaggacaaccGGGACGCCCacggtgacgaggacgacgaggacgaggaagacgacggcgtcacCGACCAGGAATACCACGGGTACCTCCACGAGCCCAgtcgcagcagcaggaggaggaggaggaggagtgaGAACAGAGACATAGTAGCGACGCCCATCACCGTCATCCACAACCCCATCCAAGAAGACACGTCCGAGCCGCATCATCGGTACACGCCCGACCGTTCCGTcacgccgaggacgtcgtccaGGCAGTCGTCGCAACCGCCGACACGATCGCGTGcggccgacgccctcgcctcgCACAAGAAGGGGCTCCGGACGCCGGTTCTGGATCATAACCGTCTGTATCACGATGctgagccgccgccgatcagccaacgacgacgaccacgcaacaacagcaacggcagcaCGAGCAACAAACTACGCGCCCgcaggacgacgacgacagcagcagcagtggcaCCGGCAACAATAGCAACAACAGCGTATTACAGAGAGCGCCCAggcatggaggaggaggtgatCCACGACTACAGCGTGAAGAAtgggctgggcggcggcggcggtggcggcgggccgccggcgatgctGACGCCGGACtacaggccggcgacggccgacgggaggaagacggcgatgagcGACGACTCCTTTTCCATCTCGAGGCAGTCGACGTCGAAGCAAAGCGTCACGAGCAACGGGTCGTCGagccgcggcgtcgacttCTTCGGGCCGGGcatcttccaggtcgtcCTGCACAACCCGACGACGGTGCACCAGCTGCTCAagttcgccgaggcccgctTCTGCAGCGAGAGCGTCGAGTTTCTGAAGAAG GTCGAACAGTATCAGACTGTCCTGaacgacctcgccggcatcatgaCGAGCATTCACAAggacttcctcgccgaggactCGACCAAGCAGATCAACGTCAACGGCGAGCTGCGCAAGTCGGTCCATGCCGAGATGAAGTCCCTCGTCACCAAGACGCTCCCGTCCATGGAGACGCTCTTCTCGGAGCTGCAGGAGAGCGTCGAGCAGgacgtcttcctcgacatctACCCTCGCTTCGTCCGCTCTCAGATGGCCCTGAGCGCGACCAGGGCCTTGTCGTCGAACCGCCACACCTACCAGGGGCTCGGCGACTGCTTCTGCCTGACGAATCCCGG CCTGGCCGACAACCCGATCGTATTCGCCTCGGATGGCTTCGTCAAGGTCACCGGCTACACGCGCTCCGAGATCATCCCGCGAAACTGCAGATTCCTCCAGGGGCAACACACCGACCGGGTCCCCGTCCGCAGGctcaagacggccatcaACGAACGTAAGGAATCGGTTGAGTTGATTCTGAACTACAAGAAGAACGGCGACCCGTTCTGGAACCTGCTTTACGTTG CCCCTTTGTACAACGAAGCGGGGAAGCTGgccttcttcatcggcggccaGGTCAACTGCTCCACGACCATCCACAGCAACGCCGATGTCATGAGGGTCCTGTCCGTGTCCAACAACGACGATGTCCAGGACAAAGTCAAGGACAGCAAAGTCAAGGCGCCGCTGCCACTCCACCGAGCCTCGtctgcgccgtcggcgcgCAAGGCCTTCCTGAAGGCCCTCGGTGTCAAGGTGGACGACGCCCACGCACTCACCACGTCGTCGGTCATCGACCCGGGCATGGAGAGCAAGCTGCTCCACCAGCTCGAGGGGAGAGACCTGAACACGCAGATGAAGGAATTTTACACTGCGTACTCCAAG TACCTCGTCGTCAGCTACGACGCCTTCATCATCCGCTTCTACTCCGAGGGCGTCCTGGACATGCTCCACCCGGCCAACAAcaccgtcggcctcgtggcCGGGCAGGACGTCTTCCGCTTCCTCAAGCAGAACATGGTGAACCACCAGTCCGACTACAAGTCGCGCGTACGCAACGCCctccgcgccggcggccccgTCAGCGTCGACGTGCGCCTGCAGACCCGCCGCAGCGCCCTGTtccgcggcgacgagcgGTTCGTGACGCACTGGACGCCCCTGAAGGACGAGAAGTCGGCGGTGCGCTGGGTCGTCGTCACCATGTCGCCCGCCATCTCGTGA